A single region of the Dryobates pubescens isolate bDryPub1 chromosome 11, bDryPub1.pri, whole genome shotgun sequence genome encodes:
- the CDKN2C gene encoding cyclin-dependent kinase 4 inhibitor C — MAEPSGNELATAAAKGDLVQLTNLLQKNVNVNAQNGFGRTALQVMKLGNPEIARRLLMSGANPNLKDRTGFAVIHDVAREGFLDTLQTLLEFQADVNVEDNEGNLPLHLAAREGHVRVVECLLAHAGCKVGHQNKRGATAYDLAKLYKRSAVVKLLEDSSFFPGPMD; from the exons ATGGCCGAGCCTTCTGGGAACGAGCTGGCGACCGCGGCTGCCAAAGGGGACCTAGTGCAACTTACTAATTTGTTGCAAAAGAATGTAAACGTCAATGCACAAAATGGATTTGGGAGGACTGCGCTGCAG GTGATGAAACTCGGGAACCCCGAAATTGCCAGGAGGTTGTTAATGAGTGGTGCCAACCCCAATCTGAAAGACAGAACTGGCTTCGCTGTAATTCATGATGTAGCCAGAGAGGGTTTTCTGGACACTTTGCAGACTCTGCTGGAGTTTCAGGCCGATGTTAACGTTGAGGATAACGAGGGCAACCTGCCCCTGCATTTAGCGGCCCGGGAGGGGCATGTGCGGGTGGTGGAATGCCTGCTGGCACATGCCGGGTGCAAGGTGGGCCACCAGAACAAGCGGGGGGCCACTGCCTATGACCTGGCCAAGCTCTACAAGAGATCTGCTGTGGTGAAGCTCTTGGAAGACAGCAGCTTCTTCCCTGGACCTATGGATTGA